The segment TCCTTTAAATCTGAACCTTCAAAGTCAGCATTTGCTAGAATTGCTCGGGAGAAATTAGCTCTCCATAAAGAGGCTCTTTGGAGCTTAATTCCAGTCAGTTCTTCCCTGCATAGATTTATCTCCTCTAGTTTTTCTCTCTCCCCAGAAAGCAACAAATATCTCAGGAGAAAAGCTGCTCGTGGATTCTGAGCACATGTTTCATTTGAGAAGAAAGTTGAGTGAGCAAGATTAAGAATGAGTAGGTGAGTGACTACTAGAGATCCCAATACTGGGAATATTGATATTAGTGCTGTATTCTTAACTATTTTTATTCTTTTAAAGAAAAGACTCTTCCTGATGAATTGACGGGCGGAGTGAGAGATTTGAGTGCCAGGAGTTAAGGTGGTCAGTTTAGCTAAAGATTTGGCATCGCGTAAGCTTCTTCCCTGCAGTAAGTACTCCTGAGATCTATGATGCCTTTCCCATTCCTGGACAGATTGTTCGATCTTGTGTTTTTGACATAGCAATTCCCATTGTTGGTTAAGCCATACACGCAGTTCTTCCCAGTGTTGGATTAGGGCTTCGTGGGCAACTTCTACCATCTCAATCTGTTGCTGATTTGCAGAGGTCACAAGAATCCAAACGCCAGGGCGGGCGAATTGGTGGATAATGTTGCGGACTTTAGGTTCGTCGCCCTTTTCGGTGATGAGTTCTGAGATGCTAGCACGGCGGCGGGTGGCGGTTTTGTCGTCGTTGAGTTGGATGAGAGAGAGGAAAATGCAGCGGGCGATCGCTTGCTCGTCTTCAGAGAGGCTGTTGTAAATACGCTGGGCTTCAGTGGCCACGGCACCGCCCACGCCGCCGATACGTTCTAGGGTGTCCGCCGGTTCAATACCTTGGCGCAGACCTTCCCAAATTTGGGTGAGAGCAAATTGCAGCAGGGGCAGAGCGCCTTCCTGACCTTGGGCCTCGTGGACAAGGAGCTGCACCGTGGCTTTGTCCAATTCATAGCCCGCTTGTTTGGCCGGGGCCGCGATCGCTACCGCTAGGTCGTCCGGGGTCATACTGGGCACGAGAAACCCTTGGGACGAGAACAGTTGGTTGAGTTGGGGATGTTGTTGGGTGGCTCCGAGAAAATCGCTGCGCATAGTAATGATGACCGAGACCTGCTGGGCGCGATCGCAGGCGGCGACCAGCAAATTGTCCACAAAGGCACGCCGTACCTGCTCGTCATCGCAGAGGGTATAGAGTTCTTCAAACTGGTCAACCAGCACAATCAGCGGCAGAGCATCAATATCGGGGAAGACCCCAGCAATGCGGCGGAGACCATCATGCTGTTGATTGGACGCGGTTTGCACAAGAGCTGCCCTAAACTCATCGGCCTTAGCGAGGGGGGTAGCATCCTGGGTGACAATACGGGCCAGCACGGTAGCCAGCGCATCCAGGGGATGGGTACCAGGGGTGAGCACCGCCACCCTAGCGCGATCGCGCCCT is part of the Candidatus Obscuribacterales bacterium genome and harbors:
- a CDS encoding pentapeptide repeat-containing protein codes for the protein MTAAPDADPAPRSDSPLGLDHTTIQQTASQNEGQVIGSMTGGMAIGQVTVYLSQMPTEKELPRSTATLGDNPYQGLKAFREADGDRFFGRDRHIQDLWQRFQSLHNTPNTIRLLPIYGPSGSGKSSLARAGLIPALGRQPLPGRDRARVAVLTPGTHPLDALATVLARIVTQDATPLAKADEFRAALVQTASNQQHDGLRRIAGVFPDIDALPLIVLVDQFEELYTLCDDEQVRRAFVDNLLVAACDRAQQVSVIITMRSDFLGATQQHPQLNQLFSSQGFLVPSMTPDDLAVAIAAPAKQAGYELDKATVQLLVHEAQGQEGALPLLQFALTQIWEGLRQGIEPADTLERIGGVGGAVATEAQRIYNSLSEDEQAIARCIFLSLIQLNDDKTATRRRASISELITEKGDEPKVRNIIHQFARPGVWILVTSANQQQIEMVEVAHEALIQHWEELRVWLNQQWELLCQKHKIEQSVQEWERHHRSQEYLLQGRSLRDAKSLAKLTTLTPGTQISHSARQFIRKSLFFKRIKIVKNTALISIFPVLGSLVVTHLLILNLAHSTFFSNETCAQNPRAAFLLRYLLLSGEREKLEEINLCREELTGIKLQRASLWRANFSRAILANADFEGSDLKDANFEGTDLMSANFSNSFLENANFKNTYLFMADLKDSFGLTEEQLVESLLCQTKLPSIIGLNPDRDCEKIRRIILEGDTFN